A window of Zalophus californianus isolate mZalCal1 chromosome 17, mZalCal1.pri.v2, whole genome shotgun sequence genomic DNA:
AGGAAATCGGCTCCAGCCAGGTTTGGAACGAGGGCGGGAGGCTTGGGAGGCCCCGGGGGGGATCGTGGGGTGGCAGTATTCCTTGTGGTTGAGTGTGTATGAGTGTGGTGGGTTGGGGCTGTTATGGGGGAATGTTGCAAAGGTGGATTCTGGTAAAAGAGGAGGCGTAGGGGAGTTAGTGGGTGTGCAGGTAATTGTGTAGCGCCgtaggggatgtgggtggggtaggggagggaTGCGTGGACCGGGTGTCTACGGCAGGTGTTCAAGGGAAGTAAGTGATGGGGTGCTTGCGTGGAAAACCTGTGCTTATATGTGCAAATAGGGGATCTGATGCTGGGGGGATTAGGAGTGTGCAAGGGGTCATTTGGGAGGAGTGTGTAAGAAGGTTGGGGGCTCCAGAGGGGTATTTAATGGGAACTGATGTTGTTCAGGGCAAGTATACAAGGAGCCCTTTGGGAGATGAGTGcctggaggtgggggttgggctTGCCTGGTTGAGTATGTGTAGCAGGGGACTTGGGTATTCAGGGTGCAGACTTGTAGGCACAGGGGATGTGTGGTTCATGGGGCAAGTAAGTGTGCAAAGCATGGTTTGGAATAAGTGCGCAACAGGTATGTGGTTTTTGCCCGAGGAGACAGAATCCCAGAACTGAATATCTAGACCCCGCGAATTCTCTTCACAACTTGGCCCAGCCTCTTTTattctgtgggcctcagtttcagtCTCTGTCAAACGCGTTAGTCTGAGGGTCAATGAACTAACTAGTGTCTGCCAGGAATCTCTCCAGAGTCAGGAGTCAGGGGAAAGATGGTGAGACTTTTCcaacttgtcttttttctttcctctacctCCAGGAAACCCCTGTGGGAGCCTCTCCCCAGCCATGGACAGCCCCAGTCTTCGAGAGCTCCAACAGCCTCTGCTGGCGGGCGTGGGCTGTGGACCCCCCATCCAGAAGCCTGGGGAACCCCAGCTGGGGCCTCCCTTTGGAGAGACAGCCTTTGCAGAGTCCCTGGGGGGTTGGCAGTTCCTACCACCGCCTCTTCCCTCTGTGAGCGCTGGTCTTGGGGAGCCAGGGCCCCCTGACCTGGAGGTAGGAACAGCAGGCCTTAgtggaagctgggggagggggcttggaGGCAAACGAGCTGGGCTGTGGCCAGCCCCGGGTAGGTGGGAGGCTGgggtatctgccttcagcctggAGTCTCACTTCCCAACTGTGTGGGGACTTCCTAGATGTCCAGTTGTGGTTTTGCCTATTTTATGCCTCCCCTGGTTTCACCTTTTTCTCTCCAGATTTGTCCCTCATTTCTTCCCGCACCTTTGGCTCTCTGTCTTCCCTCTGATTTCTGACTCCCCTGTTCTCtgtcttttcatctctctctctctctctgtgtgtgtgtcagtcctggtctctttttttcaaattaatgtgttaatttgtataatttcttcttccttgtgTATACTGTGAAGCTTGTCTTttacttactgatttatttttaaaaaagattttgagttctctctacacccagcttggggctcgaactcacaaccccgagatcaagagttgcacaccctaccaactgagccagccagactccCCGCTCGTCTTTTATTACCTACACATGGTTTTCCAGTTACTATTCCTGCATTAGAAATCACCCCGAAACTCAGTTGCTTAAAACAGCAACAATCATTATGGCTCATGGTTTCCAcaggtcaggaatttgggagggCCTGGGTTGGGTGGTTCTACCTCAGGGTCTTCACGAGGTTGCAGTGAGCCAGTGGCTGGAGCTGAAACGGTCGGGGGCTGAAGGAACCGGGCGCTGGGTGGGTATCTTTCCATGTAGTCTTGGGGCTTCTGCCTGAGGCTCCCCTTGTGGGCTGGTTTGGGCCTCCTCACAACATGGCGGCTTCAGCactgtgcccccagcccccagcccgaGTGCTTCAGCAAGGCAGAAACTGCCTCACCTTTTCTGACTTATGCTTGGAAGTCATGTGGCATCCCTTCCACCACATTCTACCAATTATGAGTGAGTCACAGCGTGCCCAGACCCAAGGAGAGGGGACACAGACCTCACCCCTTGGTGGGAAGAGTATCAGTCACACTAAGAAGAGCATGTGGGATGAGAGCTGGTTGTGGCTGTTTTTGGAAACACCGTCCGCCACAGTGAGGCAGTTGCGGTCACTTTGACATCTCGTTATATGTCTGGTAATTCCATTCTTTGAAGATTTTGAGGGAGGGCCTTATTATTTCTGCTATTTAGGGTTTCTTGTGTGCCTGGTTATCTTT
This region includes:
- the TMEM91 gene encoding transmembrane protein 91 isoform X3; the encoded protein is MAVGGNPCGSLSPAMDSPSLRELQQPLLAGVGCGPPIQKPGEPQLGPPFGETAFAESLGGWQFLPPPLPSVSAGLGEPGPPDLEDASSSDSDSDWDGGSLLSPLLPHDHLGLAVFSMLCCFWPVGIAAFCLAQKGPNKTSHPGGIWPSPHLHTGTSASE